The bacterium genome includes the window AGTCAGCTACAGAGCATGTTGGAGGATAATCGTTTAGATCTATGTTTTTCTATTTTTCCCAGTCAAGGAGTGAAATCCATAACAACAAAGAAAATATACACTGAAGACTTGATTTTATTGACCCCTGAAAACTATTTAAATGAATGCAAACAACTAGAAACATTGATTGAATTACCCATTGTGGATTATTTTCCCAAGCATATTCTGTTTAAGCGTTGGGTGTATCAGCATTATAAAAAAAGACGTTCTAAGTTTAATATCAAGCTTTATGCCGCTTCTTCAGAAATGGTTTTGCAATGTATTGCCGATGGTCTCGGTATTGGAGTGGTCCCCAGTTATGTCTATGAAAAAAGACGTCTGGCCTTGCCAGATGTTTTTAAGGTTAGCCCCAGTAAAAAAAGTCTAAAGGATTATATCTGGCTTAATCAGCATAAAAATCAATACAGTAGCCAGGCGCATCAGGTTTTTTACCAATATATCGTGCACTATTTTGATTCCTATATTGAATAGTATTTAATTAATGATAATATAATATAATATAATTAATGATTGAGCATGTTCAAACCCTAAAAGCCTTGTCAGACTTTAAAACCATGCATAAAGCAGCAACGGCTTTGCGCGTTAGCCAACCCACAGTAAGTAAGCGTATTGCTCAGTTAGAGCATCAGCTGAATAAAAAGCTTATTCAAAAAAATGGCCGCAATGTTGAGTTAACAGCTGAAGCATTGAAGATTCTTGAGCAAGTCTTGCCCCATTTAAGTGCTGTAAAATCTATTTTGAATGAACAGCCCAATCATAGCTTGAAGGCTATGCATGTGGGTTTTTCTGAGTCTGTATTGATTGCTCGTGGTGATTTTTTATTTAAAAAACTTGAACAACAAAAACCAAGTGTACAACTTATTCCGCATGCGCACAGAAGTCCTGTGGTTTTAGATAGGGTAATGTCTGGAGAGTATCTGTTTGGTGTATGTGCGGGTAATGCCAATAAGGTAGGAAGCATGACGGTTAAAAAATTGTGTGATGAAGCCATGGTTCTTGTTAATCCTGAGTTGGATAGAAAGCTTATGGGAATTGAACAATCTTCTGAAACTATGCAGTCTATTGCACGGCAATTGCAAAAACAAAATTTAAGGCCAGACTATTTTTTGGAATCTTATGCCGCTATAACCCGTTTAGCACAAAAGAAGCTGTTTAGAGCTATTGTTCCAATGAGTTTATGTGAAGCGTTTAAACTGCCAGAAAAGCAGTATAAAGTCTTAAATATAAAACGACCATTGATTTTTGTAGCACGACAAAGCATTTTTCAGCGTAACGACGTTCAAACAATGTATCAAATACTAAAATGTGTTTATCGCATAGTTTAGAAATCAATTGCAACGGTAAAGCCTGTCTCAGAAAGTGCTTTACAAGCCTGGGTAAAGTCATTTGACTTCACTAAGATATAATCTGTATCAAAAGTAGATATGGCAAATAAGCTGATTTTCTGTTCAGCCAAAGGTTTGGTCAGTGAATACAGAATGCCAGTTAATGAAAAGTCCAATGGCCCTTCAACTTTAAGCGCGCGCCAATCTTTTTCATGTTGAATATCTTTAGGTACATTGTTTTGTGAGCAGACAATGGAGAGTTCATCTTGGGTTTTGTTGATGGAGAAAAACTCAGAATGATGTGCCCATTCAGGTATAGGGTCAGATGGGTTAAGTCTTGCTATAGCAAAGGTTTCATTTAAAGCAGTAAGTTTCATGTCAAATACAGCTTATCGAAAATAGCCCACATGCATGTTTTTAGGCTCATTTTTCTGTAGCATAGCATTGATGAGCATAGAAAACAGACTCATTAATAATGCACCTACGATGGCTGAAAAAATATTGGTGATATAGTAGCCTTTGACAAGACCAGCTACCAGCCAAAAACTTAAGCCGTTGATGACCAAGAGAAAAATACCAAAGGTAAACAGAGTCAAAGGTAAGGTTAGGATGATCAACAAAGGTTTGATAAAACTGTTGATCAGACCAAAAACAGCACCCGCTGCAATGGCGGCCAAGATACCATTAAGCTCAATGCCCGGAATGATTGAAGAAATAACAACAATAGCCAATGAGTGCAGAGCCAAACGGCTCCAAAATGTAGATTGAATCATAATGCTTGCAATATATACACTCAACAAAGTTTGGCCAGTGAAAAATTATAAAATTTTTAAGATTGCCTATCAGTAACCATAGGCCCGGAGCCGCTGAAAAAGAAAACAGACGAACGCCCGACCCCCACCCAGATTCGTAGTCTGGTGCTCTATCCAGCTGAGCTACGTGTGCAATTGAATCACCTTGCTACAAAAAAAAGCCTAACTATTGAGAGTTTACAATAGTTATCATGGCTTTAAGCGCATATATTGTATCCCATATGCTGTTACGAGCTTTTGTGAAGTCTTTTGCAGTGTTATGATAAACGTCCTGTTGAATGCC containing:
- a CDS encoding LysR family transcriptional regulator, producing MIEHVQTLKALSDFKTMHKAATALRVSQPTVSKRIAQLEHQLNKKLIQKNGRNVELTAEALKILEQVLPHLSAVKSILNEQPNHSLKAMHVGFSESVLIARGDFLFKKLEQQKPSVQLIPHAHRSPVVLDRVMSGEYLFGVCAGNANKVGSMTVKKLCDEAMVLVNPELDRKLMGIEQSSETMQSIARQLQKQNLRPDYFLESYAAITRLAQKKLFRAIVPMSLCEAFKLPEKQYKVLNIKRPLIFVARQSIFQRNDVQTMYQILKCVYRIV
- a CDS encoding phage holin family protein, whose amino-acid sequence is MIQSTFWSRLALHSLAIVVISSIIPGIELNGILAAIAAGAVFGLINSFIKPLLIILTLPLTLFTFGIFLLVINGLSFWLVAGLVKGYYITNIFSAIVGALLMSLFSMLINAMLQKNEPKNMHVGYFR
- a CDS encoding ACT domain-containing protein, producing the protein MKLTALNETFAIARLNPSDPIPEWAHHSEFFSINKTQDELSIVCSQNNVPKDIQHEKDWRALKVEGPLDFSLTGILYSLTKPLAEQKISLFAISTFDTDYILVKSNDFTQACKALSETGFTVAIDF
- a CDS encoding LysR family transcriptional regulator, encoding MNKLNVFFVVMESNSFSDAAEKLNVSRSAISQSMTILEGQLGYGLFLRKSQKIYPTQKAQRIFENLKEYQHSLALSLVHESKREEDIGGIVKVGAYEDFAKTHLSLAVKKFHELYPNVILQFNFAAPSQLQSMLEDNRLDLCFSIFPSQGVKSITTKKIYTEDLILLTPENYLNECKQLETLIELPIVDYFPKHILFKRWVYQHYKKRRSKFNIKLYAASSEMVLQCIADGLGIGVVPSYVYEKRRLALPDVFKVSPSKKSLKDYIWLNQHKNQYSSQAHQVFYQYIVHYFDSYIE